From the Pongo pygmaeus isolate AG05252 chromosome X, NHGRI_mPonPyg2-v2.0_pri, whole genome shotgun sequence genome, one window contains:
- the LOC129024342 gene encoding LOW QUALITY PROTEIN: putative inactive carbonic anhydrase 5B-like protein (The sequence of the model RefSeq protein was modified relative to this genomic sequence to represent the inferred CDS: deleted 1 base in 1 codon): MTQPPASTSGIMGTLSSWNLKILQINQLHLVHWNAVKFENFEDAALEENGLAVIGVFLKISETSDSPVSTGRPKCFLGWPWARKLHPAQKHWALQSRPFLSSQVQENCKVTYFHRKRWVCIRPLPTTPPSWDCARICIQREMVPARIRVLRQMVLEAWRCFPNRLPLLSDIRPDFSKARLAYMKWWLWSARHPHSLSAAW; the protein is encoded by the exons ATGACCCAGCCACCTGCCTCCACGTCTGGAATAATGGGTACTCTTTCCTCGTGGaatttgaagattctacagataAATCAG CTGCACTTAGTACATTGGAACGCAGTCAAATTTGAAAACTTTGAGGATGCAGCACTGGAAGAAAATGGTTTGGCTGTGATAGGagtatttttaaag ATTTCGGAAACTTCTGACAGCCCAGTGTCTACTGGAAGGCCCAAG TGCTTCCTGGGCTGGCCCTGGGCCAGAAAGCTGCACCCCGCCCAGAAGCACTGGGCTTTGCAGTCCAGGCCCTTCCTCAGCTCCCAGGTCCAGGAGAACTGCAAGGTCACCTACTTCCACAGGAAGCGTTGGGTCTGCATCCGACCCCTCCCCACCACTCCCCCAAGCTGGGACTGTGCCCGTATCTGCATCCAGAGAGAGATGGTCCCTGCCCGCATCCGCGTCCTAAGACAGATGGTCCTCGAGGCCTGGAGGTGCTTTCCCAACAGGCTGCCGCTGCTGAGCGACATCAGGCCTGATTTCTCCAAGGCTCGCCTGGCCTACATGAAGTGGTGGCTTTGGAGTGCCCGCCACCCCCACAGCCTGTCCGCAGCCTGGTAA